The following nucleotide sequence is from Centropristis striata isolate RG_2023a ecotype Rhode Island chromosome 7, C.striata_1.0, whole genome shotgun sequence.
TCCTTCAACAAAAACTTTGATTATGCagacaaaaatgattaaacatgGCTTGATAATTTATTGATCTATTTTTCAATTCACATGCATTTTCATTACCTCCGTCTATTCATATTtcctcatatttacatttaaacacGAGTTGTTTATTCACGCTGTTGCCTTTCACAGGTTCTACAAGACTGCATGAGGCATCACAGTTCTTTAGTTGAAATTGGGAAACTATGGGTGAGTCTTTTTATAAtgatcttttaaaataatttcagtcaTTTCATTGTTGTATTTACTCTGAAGTCTGAAATAATCCCCATCCAACTTGAGGAGATAGCTatttgctgtttgtgtttaattCTTGCTTGCCTGCTCCTGTGCTTTTCCAGAGCAACCTCCATGACAAATACGGACAGCTGGTGGCTCTGTATACCAAGCTGCTCTGCACAAAAATGGAGTTTCACGTGAAGGTAAGAGCATCCTTCGTCTTATGTCACACTACATTACCAAGATGCACGTAATAGATGATGCAGAAAAATGTTTGGAATTCACATTGTGAATGGGACTAGGTGCTAaacctctaaaaaaaaatgtacctgcAGCATTCAGAAATCCCACCGAACCTGGAGGCCTCAGACGAAGTCCTGGAGCGCACAGCAGGAACTGACATTAATAATGTGTGAGTGTCTAAATACTCggaaagttacttttttttttatatctctttGACCCTTAATCCTAAATCCTCAATTGTAAGCAAAGCTGCTGCCTCCCAAAAGAGTTTTTCAATACTAAACAGACAAGCCCTGCATGTTCACATCATCATTGTTTCTGAGTGGGGCCTCTCTTCTGTCTAACAAGGGTATCAACTTCTCTCCTGCAGGTTCCAGCTCACAGTGGAGGTGTTTGATTACCTAGATGCAGAGCTGAGGCTGGCTGagacaggtgaaaaaaaaaaactcctcccACCTCCCCCCCCGAGCCTCCTCTTCCAAGGAAGAGAAACCTGAGCTACAATAGAGGGCCGCGGCCTGCTGACATTATCTATTTATGTACAAAAGCCAAGAGCCCTTTGAAGAAAGAGTTATTGTGAGCAACTCCTGTCCTGCCTGCTTTCACATCGACTCTAATGCTTTTGAAATTTTAATCACATGGTCCAGTTTTAACTTGTGTCCTCCTGTTTTCCGTAAATTGTTTTTAACTGATGAGGAAATGCCTTCAATTAGAGGACATTAAGTCGATTTCCTCCAGTGCAACTGCAATGGTATGCTCCTCCCATGCCTGCAGGGTGGAGGCCCAGGCTCATGTCTCAAACGCCATGAACAAATTTTGCAGCTGTACTGAGAAACTTGTACTCTGTAGGCGTACTGACGTGTGTTTCCTAGTCTTAGCAGTACATTCGGAGTCACAAATCCTCCtcatagtctagacggaattgtccaaaaagtgaaagtgaggagcatttatgggtacaagtcaggaaccggcctacttcacttatttcaagggtgctgaatcccaaaaaatggtttttgaccttctcatttgcatatcaatatggcggccaaattgcccatcttgctcagttgttggaccattttccccaaagGCAAtaaaagatgaggaaattaagtttctggatctatagtctagggtcagagcaagaataaagtggaggctcagtgtttttatgtatatttatatatatgcaaaataccaacttttaaggtgaaattaagcattattatatatgtgtgtttttttaaggccgacataaatattcaatcaatatcacttttaaatgttccagttgcctccactatatccttgctctgaccctagactatagatccagaaacttaatttcctcatcttgattgcctacttacaaaaaaactaatgaTGGTGAAATGGTCCAatcactgtgcaagatgggcaattggccatttgatatacaaattagaaggtcaaaaactcaaaatttcgcttgagaaccattttttttggactcagcacccttgagatatgtaaggtaggccggttcctgacttgtacccataaattctcctcacttcttataggaggccctttttctgaaatccgtctagactatcaCTCGCAAGTCCaccgaaataaataaatgtggaatcataaaattaaaaaaataaataaatgtggaattatAGATAAAAGTCCACTGAAATACATGGAAGAAGTCCTCTGAAAAAagcttatttattcatttattgaacTATGCTGATttatatcaataaataataatatttttaaaaaataagaataattatatatttattgcctcatttattttatttatttttgccccTGTCTTTGATCTCGCTCCCAGTGATCCGACAGCTCAACACCTCCATCGCCATCTCCACCCTCACATCAGGCCAGTGTCGGCTGGCTCCACTCATCCAAGTTATCCAGGACTGTAGTCACCTCTACCACTTCACCGTGAAGCTGCTGTTCAAGCTGCACGCCTGTAAGAACAGTTATAACTCCCTCTGAGGCTATAAACTCTGGGATACATCTGTTATATGGTCTAGATCAACAAGGGATATAATTCAAGCTATTGTCTTGAGGATAATCATGTGTCTCAAAGCAGAAAACTTGTCTTGTGTATTTCAGGTCTCCCTGCTGACACTTTACAAGGACACCGTGATCGTTTCCATGACCAGTTCCACAGGTAGGTCATCCACGGCCTCGGGCTGAAAGTGAATGAGAGGGATGCATCAAAGGGGAGAGAGAGTCACTACTCTTTTACCAAAGGAAGTGTGCAACGTAATCCTGACTCACTCAGCAGTGCCCAATGCAAATGTGCCCAACGCTGCCTCCCATCCCCCTTTGTGGCGTGTCAGTTGGTGTCATGTTATATCTTTACTGCTGAGGAGTGTCCAGGGTTGGGGGAGATGGTGACATTGGATTGACACGCCACTAATGATGTTGAACTGAatgctttgtgtcttttagtacaatgGCACATAGCTACACATTAAACCCATCTGtgataaatctataaatatattCCTTTGTGACATGTTTTCCTTTGTCCCACAGCCTTAAGACTTTCTTCAATAAAGCCAGAGACATGCTGTTCTTCAAGAGACTGATCCAGATCCCCAAACTGCCTGATGTAAGAGCACACAGGGATGGGGAGAGGTGGGATGACTTCAGTGCTGAGTCACAGCCTCCAACTGAAATGTTGTAGAAATACTACTGTTGGCTACAAACTCAGGAAATGTGCTTATTATTTACATTGATAGCTATGCCAACCTGCCAATAAAGGGTTTCACATAGTcgacaataaattaaataataacgtACTCTAACAGATTGTCCGTCTCTTCTCAGTCCCCACCTAACTTCCTGCACGCTGCCTCATTGGCCAAGCACGTGAAGCCAGTGGTAGTCATCCCTGATGAGTACGAGCCGGAGCAACAAGACGACGACGATGACGAACCCGAGCCGCTCATTGAGATTAGCGACAACTCATCACCCATCGTACAGGCACAGCCACTGGTATGGCCCCCCATAGATGCTCCGCACTTCACGACTTTCTGTCCTGAAGTTGTGGTGGTTTCCACACTGCATGACTGACCACAGACAGGGAGTCCCACATTGGAACTCTTAATGAGCATATGCGGTCTTTAAGCTGCATTTAGTCACAAAAATGTCAATGATGCTTGTTGATCTTCACAAAATAGCTTTGTTGCTACTACTCAAGATGCAAcgaaaattttgtttttttgcgaATACAACACATGATAAGGGTTACTATTGCCATTATCTTTTCCTTAACATGGCCAAATAGCTTTACTACCTAGACATAACCGCAGCACAGGGGCTTCCCAGTGCTTTAAAGTGACGCAAAGGGTTCCTGACCAAGCCTCCGGATGTTATGAGTTATGAGGGAATGACACTTAATTGCAGACGCAACCCTCACCCAGGTTACACACAACCTGTGTTTTGCACTCTCATTGACTGTAGCTGCCTGACAGACCTGCAGACAAATCCCAATCCGTCTATGATGCAGTTGCGAGCCTCTCAATTCACGTTTGAACGGTTCTTACGTGGTGATTGCCACTTGTAGAGCCAGCTTCACGTTTTGGTCGGTGATAAAAAAATCTGGTCTAAAGTCATGTAGTGTGAACTAAACATTAGTCACAGATGTATGCACGCATATAGTTGCTCACATAAGTACTCACACAATagtacatttttttcacttattattttaattattctcAGCAACCGGACATATTTGATCAGACGTTTGGACCACCAAATGGAGGCTTCGATGACAGGTGAGTCAGGGTGTTTTTCACTGTAACCTGTGATTGTCAGTCAGATAATTTGGCTTCATCATACAATCTGTGACATCACACTGtggctgtgtgtttcctgtctgGCAGAGATCTCCAGATTGAGAGCCTGAAACGGGACCTGGAGTTGTTGAGAGCAGAACTGGAGAGAGTCAAAGCAGAGGTAAGGACAGAGGGGACTGAATCACCTGCTGCTTCAGGTTCAGGCTTTTTGTGTGCAAATAGAAGAGGTCTGAAAGCAGATGGCATTATTATCTGCATGCAAAGGAATCTGAGTCATGTGTTGGGCGGATGCAAATGCTCTACCCGACATGTGGAATGTGGCAAGTAGCCTCTGAGCGAGACGGGGTGTCCATTTGAGAGTTTTGACGTCAGACGTGATTCCAGcatgccacttttttcttcctctctctgcaaAGAGATGAGCTGGctgtattttgtaaaaaataaatcttgtgagaTGAAGACTTTCAATACACACTTTGAACAAAGTGGATTTGTACTGAccaaaggttataatagttttggatttttcattagttttagttttaatttcaaattcagttcgttttaatttgtttttagagtgagtttgcttgttttaattagtttttattttttggaaaatgcttagttttagtgttagttttagtttttttttaaatggggtatttgttgggtgccagattcaaaaatgtcacaataactgttgtctttttttcctttgtcttatccatctcagccccaataagtttattaagtcataaaaccagatagatgaaatagatttcatatcaacaaaaaaaggtttatgtatgaaaaaagttgacaaagatgaaaactagggacattttcactacaattttagttagttttgtaaccacataatacagtttcagttagttatcgttttttaaaaactctcgtttttatttttatttcagttaacgaaaatgtttttcaattctagttttcgttttttcattagttttcgttaactataataaccttggtactgATAACAGCAGATGATTCCTCAACTGCAGATCTGTCTTTTCTCCCCTGAAGGCTCAGCGTTACATCACACAGCTGAAGTCTCAGATTAACAGTTTGGAGTCGGAGCTAGAAGAACAGCGTGCACAGAAACAACATGCTCTTGTGGAAAATGAACAACTGCGAATGGAGTTGGAGGCTACGCGTCGCCGAAACGCGGAACATGAGAGTACACAAGCTGTCTTCATTGAAGCAGAAAGTAAGACGTGTACAGTTAACACTGTCTCTCATGTAGTTGTATAAACGTGGTGAAGTGGTTTCAATAACGCTGTCACCTCCTTTTGCTTTGCAGAAAGAGCGCAGGCCACTGAGCAGCGGTACAATAAGCTGAAGGAGAAGCACACAGAGCTGGTGGCCAGCCACGCTGAACTACTGAGGAAGGTACAGACAGACTGCAGACCAGTCCAgagatgtttgttttaaactagaTGTCAGCACCGGGCTGTGTGTTGTTAACActaaatgtgttaatgtgctGACAGAGTGCAGACACTGTGAAGATGCTATCAGCAACCCAGCAGACCCAGGACGAGGTGGAGAGGACCAAACAGCAGCTGTCCTTTGAGGTTGATCGAATCAAACAGGAAGCTGACATGAAGGTTGGTAGTTTTCCTTGGAGGTTCCAACGTAGCAGGGCTGCAACAAATGcctaattttgttttttaataaatcttttttgtctataaagtgtcagaaaaaagtgaaacatGCCCTGTGTAGTTTCACAGAGCCGGAGGTTGCATCTTTTATCAAATTTGCGCACTGCCACATttgcttcttaaatgtgaaaatgtaatttaatgggTAATCTGTGTTAACCTTGACCCCCCACCCAGTGTACCACAAGTAgactttatatttacatttacatttagtcatttggcagatgcttttatccaaagcgacttacagggaaaaaaagggaacaatcaaggtatagtgcaataagagccattagtgcagcagaattgtcgtgtggtgctaggagagaagatgctctctcaagacttcaggagttttttttttttttttttttaagatatttttttgggccatttttcaaggctttattgatagtgagacagatagaaagggggtgacagaggggaggacatgcggcaaagggagctcaggccggattcgaacctggctccgccgcagcgaggactgtagcctctgcacatggggcgcctgtgtaacccactacgctatgGACCACCcgcttcaggagttttttaaaggtagaaagggacgcccctgctctggtagtgtgttccaccaacaGGGAACAAGTTACAAGACGCACAGTTCAAGTAGCTgggtgcagtaccggagacaactttgtggGCGAGCATTAGAGATTTAATTTTGATGCGGGCCGCAACAGGTAgtcagtggagctcaatgagcagcggtgtgacatgtgacctttttggctggttgtagaccaggcacGCCGCTGCATTCTGGATCACCTGAAAcggttttactgtgcagtctggcaggcctgtcaggagggtgttacagtagtcaagttttgagatgacgaccGCTTGtatcaagagttgagtggcatgttgagttaggtaaggtctgatttttctgatgttgtaaagtgcaaagcggcatgactggaaaaggtgagttgatCATCAGTCATTACCcctaagtttctcaccaccctggtgggggcaagacacagggagtcaattttgatgtGAATGTcatggtgtattgtaggtttagcaggggaaccagcagttcagtttagTTCAGGTTCAGctgtgatgtgccttcatcaaAGTGGCGATGTCTGAGAGGCAATCAGAGACTCGTGCAGAGAtcgatgggtcatcaggaggaaatgacagatagagctgtGTCATCTGCTTAGCAGTGACACAATTATAGTTTTCCCTCACAGCGTTTTTATGATCTCAACATTTCCAGCCACACTTGAAGGCAGCTTCATTCATTTCACAGTACTTTTTACAGTACACTATTTACAGTACTAAAGTTTTTGGCACTGTTAGgacaacaaaagcaaaaaacttttttttgtaacagaagaactgtaagGCAAAAGTGCATTTTTGTGGCTGTTTAGCATTGGGGCTAAAACAGggttcaaacataaaaaaatacaaaatatcttTGTTCTACCTATATTACATCAGCCAGCGGGAGGGttttaagagattaaaaatgAAGTTAAATAGTTACCAGTTAATTTTATGCTGATTgtctaatcaattaattaactACTCCTTGCTGCTCTACAACGCAGCAGTGCAGTGTAGATGTATGTAAATAATGCCGTAATGTTCACTGCAGCTGGAAGAGCAAAAGTTTGAAATGGAGAAGCTGAagagagagctggaggagaAGATGGCTGAAATCATGCGCATCCAAGGGACTCTGCAGAGCAGCGAGAAGGTGAGTTATAATACAGCAACGAACCCAATGATTTGCTAATTTACCATCATTTAGTATTCAGAGTTGCTTTGTGTTTGGAGGCTTGTCACACATTTCCTGATGGACTTCCCTTCCGACACTCACGGCCATCTGCCTCTTCTGGCTTCTCTCTTcactcgctctctttctctctctgtctttgacAGACGTCGGAGCAAATGAACAGCTCGGTAAAGGGTCTGCAGGCGGAGAAGGAGCGCCTGATGCGGTCTGTGAGTGAGAAGGAGGCGGAGCTGTCGTCTCTGCGGCAGTCTGCGCAGGCGCAGCAGTCGTCACTTCAGCAGGAGcgagagaggagcagcagggagCTGGGAGAGCTGCAGGGCAAACTGCAGGAGAGGGTCAGTCAGGACGGTCAGGCCGCCCTCAGCAGACACATTCATATCATACATTGCACAATCATGCACAGACTTTAACTGAGCATATCTGGTGACTTTTTACAATGGCTATGTTCGCATGAATTAAGTAGTATAATAGTTACCTGaagataaataatttaaattttttttcattttagtcaAAGTAGTGGCATTCAGTTGAGACTTGTACTGTACATTATAAACCTAATCAAACTATGACGcaatcaatttttaattttagaaaacacactgttgcaaATAATGGCATTGAAGTTGCTTGTTGACACACACTCTACCATCTGATTCTAGCATAATGAAGAGATGAAAAGGAAAAGGCTTGAGCACAGTTTGTCCTTATTTTGTATAATGATGGCCACAAGGGAGGGCTATTCAGTGGTGACATTTTTCTATATTCAACCGCATGCGGGGTCTGAAGACTGCAGGAAAAATATGCTGTAGTGTAATCTAGAGTTAGTATATTCACTGATCTATCAGGCCATGCTCTGTGGAGTGTGCTTTACAGGCACTCTGTGGAAACAACTGGTATAAATTGTCTTTAAACAAAGCCATCGTCCATGTAAATTTAGCAAAAGTGTGTatgcaaaacaacaattttaaatgaaaaaggaaTGATTcgttaaagacaaaaaaacaaaacagaaagtgaGTGAACATGGATTCATTTACATGCAGCAATTTGCATATCTTTATCTGGACTTCCTGCTGCACTCACTGCACCTAGTCTCACATTATATCTTCTTTTTGATCAAACTGTAATATTATGCATTTGGTATTGAGTTTAACTGTACAAAAATCAACAATGtagttaatttatgtcagtatAATTCTCTTGTCTTCAACGAGTATTAAACCATACATGTATGCATGCTTTTCTgaatgtatatttgtgtttgtgtgtgtgtaggcgaGTCAGGAGGAGCAGCTGAAGAAGAAGCTTCTGGAGGAGCAGTTTGCTCTGCTGCAGGGTACCGTCACAGAGGCTGAGAGCATCATCCAAGATGCTGTTGCTAAACTGGATGATCCCCTTCATATACGCTGCACCAGCTCTCCAGGTCAGACCCCtactattccattccattccattacATATTAACTGAACAACAAAGTAAGAGATGTCTGAGagaattaaataagaaaaaaaggatgggCCATGACATTAAACAGTATGTGTCTTATGTGGAGACTTTAACAAGACTTGCGTTTTTAATTTAATCCTCTGTTTGTCCTCCAAACACAGATTACCTCATAAGTCGGGCGGAGGCCACACTGGGCTCCGTAGACAAAGTGAAAAAGGGCCAAGCAGATTATCTGAGTAACATGGGGGGTGAGTTGAAGCTTCTGATTCAACATGATCCGGCTGACCTCACGACAGTTTGTGGCTGCTTTGTTAATGCAGCGTACTGCTCTCTTACTGTGTTATCTTGTAACCAGATGCTGGAGGGCTGCTGAGGGCTCTGACTCAGTTCTCCCACTTGGCTGCGGATACAATCATCAACGGCAGTGCCACCGCACACATGGCACCCACTGACCATGCAGACCGTAAGGAATCTCTGGATTGCCTCCGTGGCATTACATCACTTATTTTAGTATTTATCacccattcattcatttcaagaGTGTCAGTGTAGCATTATGGCCGATAGTTAACTGCTGTCCCTTTATGCCCGGCAGGACTGACAGAGAACTGCAGAGGTGCTGCCACTGAGAGTCTGCAGTACTTAAAGGACCTTAAGTCCAAGACCACCCTCCAGAGGGCAGACCCGGCCTCTATTCGCGTGGTCATCCAAAAAATCCTGCACTtgggacaggtgagagacacaaacacagaatgtcttttttttaaattaaatgtgctcTGAGAAATTCCAGTAATTACTTGTAGCCAGTTGCATAAAACCAGCTTGCCATTAGATGTCCATATAAggataccttgaaaaaaaaaatcaattgcaTAAAATCACCATTTCAGGTGAGAATCTTTTAGTATCCAAGTGTTTGCATCAGCTATTTAACTATTCCTTTATGTGTGGCTAGAAGCTCTTTAGTAACTTTTTTACTCAGAAAATTTTAAGGGGCCACAAGTAGAAAAAATTGTGGAACAAATTGTGGAACAAAAGACATCGGATGAATTT
It contains:
- the hip1rb gene encoding huntingtin interacting protein 1 related b gives rise to the protein MSKHMDTLLKGRDDKLSSISKAINSTETPVKEKHARRIILGTHREKGAYTFWSYALGFPLASSSILSWKFCHVLHKVLRDGHRNVLQDCMRHHSSLVEIGKLWSNLHDKYGQLVALYTKLLCTKMEFHVKHSEIPPNLEASDEVLERTAGTDINNVFQLTVEVFDYLDAELRLAETVIRQLNTSIAISTLTSGQCRLAPLIQVIQDCSHLYHFTVKLLFKLHACLPADTLQGHRDRFHDQFHSLKTFFNKARDMLFFKRLIQIPKLPDSPPNFLHAASLAKHVKPVVVIPDEYEPEQQDDDDDEPEPLIEISDNSSPIVQAQPLQPDIFDQTFGPPNGGFDDRDLQIESLKRDLELLRAELERVKAEAQRYITQLKSQINSLESELEEQRAQKQHALVENEQLRMELEATRRRNAEHESTQAVFIEAEKRAQATEQRYNKLKEKHTELVASHAELLRKSADTVKMLSATQQTQDEVERTKQQLSFEVDRIKQEADMKLEEQKFEMEKLKRELEEKMAEIMRIQGTLQSSEKTSEQMNSSVKGLQAEKERLMRSVSEKEAELSSLRQSAQAQQSSLQQERERSSRELGELQGKLQERASQEEQLKKKLLEEQFALLQGTVTEAESIIQDAVAKLDDPLHIRCTSSPDYLISRAEATLGSVDKVKKGQADYLSNMGDAGGLLRALTQFSHLAADTIINGSATAHMAPTDHADRLTENCRGAATESLQYLKDLKSKTTLQRADPASIRVVIQKILHLGQELRPKGMDVRQDELGDLVDKEMAATSAAIEEAVRRIDEMMNQARKDTTGMKLEVNERILNSCTDLMKAIRMLIIASTDLQKEIVEGGRGAASIKEFYARNSRWTEGLISAAKAVGWGATEMVESADKVVLHTGKYEELIVCSHEIAASTAQLVAASKVKADRGSKRLSVLQQASRLVNEMAANVVGSTRTGQEHLEEKETMDFSGMSLIKLRKEEMESQVKVLELESQLENERLRLGDLRKKHYEIAGVPPEQGSEGNGETSSMPNPATMSPKPSKPALMKKPALAQKPNVPLKSTFK